A window from Salmo trutta chromosome 29, fSalTru1.1, whole genome shotgun sequence encodes these proteins:
- the bco1l gene encoding beta,beta-carotene 15,15'-dioxygenase, translating into MSQSLIGKNGTESPEPVKAEVTGYVPEWLQGTLLRNGPGLFNLGATEYNHWFDGMALIHSFTFKDGEVYYRSKFLRSDTFKKNTQANKIVVSEFGTMIYPDPCKNIFSKAFSYLLAAIPDFTDNNLINIIRYGEDYYASSEVNYINQIDPMTLDVIVKMNYRNHIALNMATAHPHYDDEGNTYNMGTALMRFGMPNYVIFKVPVNASDKEHKKPALRKVKQVCNIPFRSTLFPSYFHSFGMTENYIIFVEQPFKLDIVRLATAIFRSVNWASCLKYDKEDITLIHLVDKKTGKAVSTKFYTDALVVFHHINAYEDDGHVVFDMITYKDGNLYEMFYLANLRKETQEFIESNKVNISPPISQRFVLPLTVDKDTPNGTNLVRLKDTTAKVVMQRDGSLYCLPETIFEGLELPGMNYKFNGKKYRYFYGSRVEWTPHPNKIGKVDIVTRKYTEWTEEDCYPSEPVFVASPGAVEEDDGVILTSVVSLNPKKSPFMLVLNAKTFEEIARASIDASIHVDLHGHFIPTQSTN; encoded by the exons ATGTCTCAATCCCTCATCGGCAAGAACGGGACTGAATCACCCGAACCTGTCAAAGCAGAAGTAACAG GATATGTCCCTGAGTGGCTACAAGGGACATTGCTGCGCAATGGGCCTGGTCTTTTTAATCTGGGAGCCACTGAATACAACCACTGGTTTGATGGCATGGCCTTAATTCATAGTTTCACCTTCAAAGATG GTGAGGTGTACTACAGGAGTAAATTCCTGAGGAGTGACACCTTCAAGAAAAACACTCAGGCAAACAAGATTGTTGTGTCAGAATTTGGGACCATGATCTATCCCGATCCCtgcaaaaacatattttcaaa AGCCTTCTCCTACCTTCTCGCTGCCATCCCTGACTTCACAGATAACAACCTGATAAACATCATTAGATATGGGGAGGACTACTACGCCTCATCAGAAGTCAACTACATTAATCAAATTGACCCAATGACCCTGGACGTAATTGTAAAG ATGAACTACAGGAATCACATTGCTCTGAACATGGCGACTGCACACCCTCACTACGATGATGAGGGAAACACCTATAACATGGGAACTGCCCTCATGAGGTTTGGCATGCCCAACTATGTCATCTTCAAGGTTCCAGTAAATGCATCAG aTAAGGAGCATAAGAAGCCTGCCCTGCGGAAGGTGAAGCAGGTCTGCAATATACCGTTTCGCTCTACCCTCTTCCCCAGCTACTTCCACAGCTTCGGCATGACAGAGAATTACATTATCTTTGTCGAGCAGCCATTCAAACTGGACATCGTCAGACTGGCCACAGCTATATTTAGAAGCGTCAACTGGGCCAGCTGCCTCAAATACGACAAAGAGGACATT ACGCTGATCCACCTGGTCGACAAGAAGACTGGGAAGGCTGTGTCCACCAAGTTCTACACCGATGCCCTGGTGGTTTTCCACCACATCAACGCCTACGAGGACGACGGCCATGTAGTGTTTGACATGATCACCTACAAAGACGGCAATCTGTATGAAATGTTCTACTTAGCGAACCTGAGAAAGGAAACCCAGGAATTCATTGAGAGCAACAAGGTCAACATCTCCCCACCAATCTCCCAGAGATTCGTCTTGCCTCTCACTGTTGACaag GATACTCCAAATGGAACAAATCTGGTGAGGCTCAAAGACACAACAGCCAAAGTAGTGATGCAGAGAGATGGCTCGCTGTATTGCCTGCCTGAAACAATATTTGAAG GGTTGGAGTTGCCAGGGATGAACTACAAATTCAATGGCAAGAAGTACCGTTATTTCTATGGCTCAAGAGTGGAGTGGACTCCACATCCAAATAAG ATTGGGAAGGTGGACATCGTGACCAGAAAGTACACTGAGTGGACAGAGGAGGACTGCTACCCCTCTGAGCCTGTGTTTGTTGCTTCACCAGGAGCTGTGGAGGAGGATGACG GAGTCATTTTGACCTCAGTCGTCTCACTCAATCCAAAGAAATCCCCCTTCATGCTTGTCCTCAATGCCAAAACCTTTGAGGAAATTGCTCGTGCCTCAATCGACGCCAGCATTCACGTGGATCTGCATGGACACTTCATTCCCACACAGAGCACCAACTGA